Part of the Vagococcus jeotgali genome, CCCCATCAAGCCCTGACTCAAGAAGTACCGCCATAGCAAGATAAGGATTAGCTGTCGGGTCAACAGAACGTAACTCTAAACGAGTAGACATCCCTCTTGAACTTGGAACACGAACTAAAGGTGATCTATTTTTCCCACTCCATGCCACATAGACCGGTGCCTCATATCCTGGAACCAAACGTTTATATGAATTAACAATTGGATTACAAACAGCAGTATACCCTCTAGCATGCTCTAAAAGCCCACCTAGGAAATGATAAGCTGTTTGACTTAATTCTCCTTCACCATTTGGATCATAAAAAGCATTACCATCAGAATTAAACAAAGACATATTGATATGCATTCCACTACCAGCAATACCATACAACGGTTTTGGCATAAATGTTGCGTGTAACCCATGTTTTCTAGCAATAGTACGAACGACTAATTCAAAGGTTTGAATATTATCGCAAGCTTCAATCGCATCAGCATATTTAAAATCAATTTCATGCTGACCAGGAGCGCACTCATGATGACTTGCTTCAACTTCAAATCCTAAGCTCTCTAATTCTAGCACGATATCACGACGACAGTTCTCTCCTAAGTCAATCGGTGCATAATCAAAATAACCACCTTGATCATTTAATTTATTCGTTGGTTGTCCATCTTCATCTAACTTAAATAGGAAAAATTCTGGTTCTGGCCCAATGTTAAATTCAGTGAAACCTAATTCTTCCATCTCTTTCATCACGCGTTTTAAATTACTTCTAGGATCTCCCTTAAAAGGTTTACCATCAGTTCCGTACACATCACAAATTAGTCTTGCAACTTTTCCTTTTTCACTCTCCCACGGGAATACCATCCAAGTTGAGACATCTGGGTATAGGTACATATCGCTTTCTTCAATACGGACAAACCCTTCAATAGATGAACCATCAAACATCATTTTATTATCTAATACTTTATCTATTTGACTGATCGGTACCTCAACATTTTTTAAACGTCCTAAAATATCTGTAAACATTAGTCTTAAAAACCTAACATTTTCTTGCTCAGCAACTTGCTTAATTTGTTCCTTTGTTGAATACTTTTTCATCTTTTCCCGTCCCTTACATATTAAATTTATATTGTTAATTATTAATGAAATTGTTGAGTATCTGTCATGCCACTTTGTTTCATTAAATCACCATACAAGGCAATTCGTATTTTCTCCTCTGAGAGCATCTCTTCTTCTCGTTTTTGCTTTTCAAAAAATGATTTTATTTCTTTAATGGTATACCCGTCATCTAAAAATTCTTTGATGTCTAAAAGTAGGTCGATATCATGTAAAGAAAACAGCCGATTATTGCCATCATTTCTTTTAGGATGTATTAATTTTTGTTCCTCATAATATCTTATCTGTCTTGCTGACAATTCAGTTAACGTCATGACAGAGCCTATTGGAAAAACTGCTTGTTCTCTTTTTAATGCTCTGTTTCTCATAATACTCTCCCTTCTCAAAGGATGAATTTAGCTTATCACGTCAAAAAAAAAAGTCAACAATCCATGTTAGATTATCTAACATGGATTGTAACTTTTAATTAAATTTAATTTTTATTTAAAATGGTCTAGTCTTTATTAGCCAAGACTTCTGGCTCTCCCTTATCCCATTTTTGAATATTTTTAGCATAACCAACCATATGATATTGATTTGTCTCCTCATTATAATCATAACTTAAAAGTAAAGTATGTTCTTTCAATTGATTAAAATACTGCATATCCCTTGGACTATAGTATAGATTATATTTTGTTAAAGTTTCCTCTAAAAATGTCACTATATCACGGGTTAGTACTTCCTTATCAGAAGCTTTATTGGCAGATATCAGGCAATTAGGAAATAGAGTTGGGACAAAAGGTTCTGTTAGTAAATCAGCTTTATTATAGACTGTCAGCATTGGAATATCTTCCATCTCTAAGTCTTTCACTAATTTCATAACGGTTTTTTCTTGTTGATCACGATTTTCACTAGTAGCATCTACCACATGTAATAAAATATCCATATTTTTACTTTCTTCAAGTGTTGATTTAAAAGCTTCGATTAACTGGGTTGGTAAATCTTGAATAAACCCAACTGTATCTGTCAAAGTTGTTTGCATTCCTGTTGGTAATTCCCATTTTTTAGTCAATGGATCAAGTGTGGCAAACAATTTATCTTCTGAATAAGTTTTAGCATCTGTTAGTAAATTTAAAATGGTCGATTTTCCAGCATTAGTATAACCAATTAAACCAATTTGTAAAATATCAGCTTCTTTACGTTTTTGGCGACTAACTTCTCTATGTTTTTCTAAATCTTTTAATTCGTGCTTGATTGCTGTCATTTTAGATCTAATATGACGACGGTCTGTTTCAAGTTTTGTCTCCCCTGGACCTTTAGAGCCAATACCAGCGCCAAGACGTGATAAATCTACACCTTGTCCACTTAAGCGTGGTAACATATAACTTAATTGAGCCAGTTCTACTTGTAGTTGTCCTTCTTTAGATGTTGCTCTTGCAGCAAAGATATCTAAAATTAGTTGAACACGATCTATCACTTTGGCATCAATAACTTCCTCAATAACTGTTGTTTGACGTGCTGTTAATTTATGGTTAAAAATAACAGTATTGGCTTCTTTTGAAGCAACAAGAGCTTTTAATTCTTCAAGTTTCCCTTTCCCTAAAATTGTTTTTCTATCAACTGTTTGGCGCTTTTGAGTTAGCATGCCAACCACTTCACCATTAGCAGTTTCTGTTAAATTACCTAATTCTTTCATCGATTCATCAAAAAATTGATAGTTCGTCTCTGTTTCTGCTCCAACTAAAATCACTTTTTCCATATAAAAACCTCTCTCTTTATCCTTTATACCATGCTTTTAATTTTTCTTCTAACCTAGATATTGACTTAGGATATTCAACAAAATTCCACCAGCTAACAGTCATCCGGTTATTAAACCATGTTAACTGTCTTTTAGCATATCGCCTAGAATTTTGCTTAACCTGTTGACTAGCTTCTTCCAGATTTATATTTCCTTTAAAATAAGGGAAAAATTCCTTATAGCCAATTCCTTTACTACTTTGTGTTTCTCCTAAATCGTAAACGAACTTCGCCTCTTCTATCAAACCTGCCTCAATCATCATATCTACACGTTGATTAATTCGTTGATACAATACATCTCGGTCAGTGTTTAATCCAATCAACATCACATCATAAATACTTTGATCAAGATCTAAAAAATCAACTTTTTGCTGATTGGTGATACTGACACCAGTTAATTCAATAACTTCTAACGCCCTTAGTACCCGTCTTTGATTGTTAGGATGAATCACTTTGCTAGCTGCAGGGTCCACCTTATCTAATTTTTCCCATAACTCTTGTTTCGACAAATTTTTAGCTATCATTTCCCATTTGTTTCTAACTAATAATTCTTCATCAGTTATAGTATTTGAACCTAAATTAAAATCATACAAAAGAGCTTGGATATACAAGCCAGTTCCACCAACGATAATGGGTAACTTTCCCTCTTTGCTTAATCTATCAATAATTTTAGTTGCTTCTTGTTTGAATTCGTAAACAGAATAATCTTCTGTTGGCTCAATGATATCAATCAAATGATGTGTCACACCCATGGTTTCTTCTTTGGTAACTTTAGCAGTCCCTATATCTAGACCTCTATAGACTTGAAGAGAATCACCACTAATAACTTCACCATTAAAATCTTGAGCTAATTTTACACCTAGTGCTGTTTTCCCAACAGCTGTAGGACCTACAATGACGACAACTTGTTGCTTTTCCATATACGTTTTACCTCGATTGCTTTTCTTGGAAAATCTGTGAAAAAACCAGAAAGATGGTGATTCAAACACCATCTCATATCTTCTTCTTTATTAACCGTCCAAGGACGTACTTCTTGATTTAACTCACACAACCATTTTTCACGTCGTTTAATCCAGCTAAGCTTTGGATGATATCCTGTTATTTCTTTTTCTCTAGACAGATATCTCTGGTCGCTAAGCCAACCATGGGAAATAAAAGCTTTAGCACCATTTAAATGTAGTGCTTCTAAGTTAGCAATTGTCTTTTTTGAAAAGGATGAAAAAATAACTTTATTTTCAAACTTAGTATCTTCTAGCTCTTTTATAACTAATTTTTCTATTCCTTCATATTGAATTTTATCTGTCTTAAACTCAATATTCAAAAAGCCATTAAAATCCAACTCTTTTAGTAATGTCAACACCTCTTTAAACAAAGGTATTCTCTCATTTTTATAGTCAGGAGAAAACCAACTTCCTGCATCAAGAGATTTTATTTCGTGTAACATCATTTGTTCAACATAGCCAACTCCATCAGTCGTTCGGTCTACCTTCTCATCATGAATGACAACTACCTGTTTGTCTTTTGTTAACTGAACATCAAGTTCAATCCCATCAACCCCACACTCACTAGCTTCCTTAAAAGCCAAAAGTGTATTTTCAGGTCTTGTGCCTTTGCTTCCTCTATGAGCTATAATATCAGTCATTTATCCACTTCCTTATACAGCTAATTCTAACACTTTTCAGAAATTTTAACACTTTTTAACTTAGTTATTACTAGATTTTTATTAATAAATCAGTCATAATGGGATTATAATTAAATATGAGGAAGTGAAACTGATGAACAAATTTACTAAAGGTTTTTTAGTAGGAACAGCTGTAACAATTTCTGCTCTTGCTGGTGCTGTTCTAGGTGTTAAAAAAACAGTCATCGACCCAATCGAAGAAAAAGAATTAATCGCAGAAGACAATCGTAAAAAAGCGATGCGTAAAAGTAGAGCTAGATAATTCATATAAAATAAGTCCATTTGGGCTTATTTTTTTACCATAAAATTGGTTTTTCTCATCATATTATAAAATAAAACATAATATCTTATTTATGACGTAATGAGTCCGATTACAAAAAATTAGAGGTACTTAAATTTATTTTTTGGTCTGTTTTCTAGTAATTTTTATACTATAAAAAACTTATTTTTTTTGACTAATACTTATTTTACAAGATAAATTAGATACTCCAAGTCAAGTTAAGGAGTATGAAAATGACATGTGTCTCACTCACTGAACGAAAAATCAGTTTTATTGAAAACAGATTTTCTTGCTTCATTAAATCTTCCATTAGTTACGTTGATTTAATTTAGGAGGAAGAAAAATGAACAATCAGAAAAAATCTAATCATAAAGGCTTAACAATAGATGAAGCATAAAAAAACAAGAGCAGTTTGGAAAAAACAGATTAACAGCTGAAAAAAAGGAATCATTTATACTGAAGATTATACAAATTTTAATAGAACCCATGTTTCTACTTCTTATTATTGCTTCAGTAGTCTATTTTATTTTAGGTGAACCAATTGATGGTAGCATTATGCTAATTTTTGTTTTAGTTATCATCACAATAGAGGTCATTCAAGAATGGAAAACAGATCAAACTCTAAATGCACTGAAAGATTTATCAACCCCCAAAGTAAAAGTACTAAGAGATAATCATATCCAAAACTATATTAAGTGAAGAGTTAGTTCCAGGTGATATGATGTATGTTGAAGAGGGCTGTAAAGTTCCTGCTGATGGGTTTATCATTAAAGCAAATGACTTACGAATTGATGAATCTTCACTAACCGGAGAAACTCTAGCTGTTTTTAAACAAGTTAATAATGAGCTAGATACTGATGATTACTGGCGTAATGATTATTGTTATACAGGTACGCTTGTAACGACTGGAAGTGGGACTATTTTAGTAGATAAAATAGTACTTGAAACAGAGTACGGTAAAATTGGATCTCACCTTGCTAAAGCTATAGACACTCCTACCCCGCTTGAAATACAAACTAACAAAATTGTAAAAATCAGCGCTGTTATTGCAACGATATTATTCATTATGGTCAGCGTCTTTACTTTCTTAAACGAATCACATTTAGAACTTAAAGAATAGAATGATTCAAAGTATTTTATCAGGTGTCTCCCTTGCTATGGCTATGATACCAGAAGAATTTCCAGTTGTATTAACTGTATTTTTATCAATGGGGGCATGGCGATTAGCTAAGAAAAAATCTTTGATTGGAAAATTAACTGCTGTTGAAACCATGGGAGCTGTTTCTGTTCTTTGCGTTGATAAAACAGGCACAGTTACAAAAAATGAAATGACTGTCATCCAACTAATTTCTTCAACAACCAATGATAGTGAATTAACCGAATTAATGGGATTAGCCTGTGAAACTGATCCATATGATCCTATGGTAATCGCGATGCTAAATTATTGTGAACATCATAATATGACTAAAAAACAACTGTTTAGCGGGGAGTTAATCACTGAATATCCTTTTACTGATGAATTAAAAATGATGGGACATGTTTGGAAAAAACAAGACAATATTACTATATCTATCAAAGGGTCTCCTGAGAGTGTTTTAGGTATTTCAAATCTGTCTAAAGAAGGAAAATCAAAAGTTCTCAAAGATATTGAATTATTATCAAAACAAGGTTTAAGAGTCATTGCTGTAGGTTCAATGGATGTAGATAATATTGAGAACATCCCTATTGATATTGAATCTTGCCACCTTAAATTTGTAGGATTAGTTGGCCTAGAAGACCCACCTCGTAAAAATGTTAGAGAACATATTACCCAGTGCCAAAGTGCAGGTATTCGTGTAGTCATGATAACAAGGGAGTATTGAACCTTTTTGTGACGAAACAGAAATTTATGTCCACCGCGAGAGTGTAATATAAACCGTGTAAGTAACCTACCATCCTAGGTAGTGGGTTGCTTCGCGGTTTTTCTTTTTTTACAATAGATTAAAGGAGTGGTAAGTCATGACAAAAAAGAAAAAAGATCAAAAATCAGCGAAGTTAGCTCAATCAATTATTGATGCCTATCAACCAGAATCGGTTGAAGACATGCAAGAAGCCCTAAAAGATGTTTTTGGACCGATGTTTGAAGCAATGCTTCGTGGAGAATTAGATAATCATTTAGGTTATGAGAATCAGTCAAGACAAGAAAAAGAAACTCAAAACAGACGGAATGGATATGGAAATAAAAAATTAAAAACAAGTTTTGGTGAATTAGACATTCAGGTTCCTAGAGATAGAGACGCTTCTTTTGAGCCAGAAATTATTCCTAAAAGAAGCAGAGACGTTTCAAGTATTGAAGGAAAAGTTCTTTCTATGTATGCCAAAGGCATGAGTCAACGAGATATTGCCTCGACAA contains:
- a CDS encoding MerR family transcriptional regulator, which encodes MRNRALKREQAVFPIGSVMTLTELSARQIRYYEEQKLIHPKRNDGNNRLFSLHDIDLLLDIKEFLDDGYTIKEIKSFFEKQKREEEMLSEEKIRIALYGDLMKQSGMTDTQQFH
- a CDS encoding DUF3042 family protein; amino-acid sequence: MNKFTKGFLVGTAVTISALAGAVLGVKKTVIDPIEEKELIAEDNRKKAMRKSRAR
- the hflX gene encoding GTPase HflX; translated protein: MEKVILVGAETETNYQFFDESMKELGNLTETANGEVVGMLTQKRQTVDRKTILGKGKLEELKALVASKEANTVIFNHKLTARQTTVIEEVIDAKVIDRVQLILDIFAARATSKEGQLQVELAQLSYMLPRLSGQGVDLSRLGAGIGSKGPGETKLETDRRHIRSKMTAIKHELKDLEKHREVSRQKRKEADILQIGLIGYTNAGKSTILNLLTDAKTYSEDKLFATLDPLTKKWELPTGMQTTLTDTVGFIQDLPTQLIEAFKSTLEESKNMDILLHVVDATSENRDQQEKTVMKLVKDLEMEDIPMLTVYNKADLLTEPFVPTLFPNCLISANKASDKEVLTRDIVTFLEETLTKYNLYYSPRDMQYFNQLKEHTLLLSYDYNEETNQYHMVGYAKNIQKWDKGEPEVLANKD
- a CDS encoding P-type ATPase; the protein is MYVEEGCKVPADGFIIKANDLRIDESSLTGETLAVFKQVNNELDTDDYWRNDYCYTGTLVTTGSGTILVDKIVLETEYGKIGSHLAKAIDTPTPLEIQTNKIVKISAVIATILFIMVSVFTFLNESHLELKE
- the glnA gene encoding type I glutamate--ammonia ligase, which translates into the protein MKKYSTKEQIKQVAEQENVRFLRLMFTDILGRLKNVEVPISQIDKVLDNKMMFDGSSIEGFVRIEESDMYLYPDVSTWMVFPWESEKGKVARLICDVYGTDGKPFKGDPRSNLKRVMKEMEELGFTEFNIGPEPEFFLFKLDEDGQPTNKLNDQGGYFDYAPIDLGENCRRDIVLELESLGFEVEASHHECAPGQHEIDFKYADAIEACDNIQTFELVVRTIARKHGLHATFMPKPLYGIAGSGMHINMSLFNSDGNAFYDPNGEGELSQTAYHFLGGLLEHARGYTAVCNPIVNSYKRLVPGYEAPVYVAWSGKNRSPLVRVPSSRGMSTRLELRSVDPTANPYLAMAVLLESGLDGVKRQLTPPKAVDRNIYVMTEEERAEAQITDLPSTLHNAVKAMRKDKVVEEALGSHIYNNFIESKRMEWDAYRQQVSEWERQQYLEMY
- the miaA gene encoding tRNA (adenosine(37)-N6)-dimethylallyltransferase MiaA, whose protein sequence is MEKQQVVVIVGPTAVGKTALGVKLAQDFNGEVISGDSLQVYRGLDIGTAKVTKEETMGVTHHLIDIIEPTEDYSVYEFKQEATKIIDRLSKEGKLPIIVGGTGLYIQALLYDFNLGSNTITDEELLVRNKWEMIAKNLSKQELWEKLDKVDPAASKVIHPNNQRRVLRALEVIELTGVSITNQQKVDFLDLDQSIYDVMLIGLNTDRDVLYQRINQRVDMMIEAGLIEEAKFVYDLGETQSSKGIGYKEFFPYFKGNINLEEASQQVKQNSRRYAKRQLTWFNNRMTVSWWNFVEYPKSISRLEEKLKAWYKG
- a CDS encoding glycerophosphodiester phosphodiesterase — translated: MTDIIAHRGSKGTRPENTLLAFKEASECGVDGIELDVQLTKDKQVVVIHDEKVDRTTDGVGYVEQMMLHEIKSLDAGSWFSPDYKNERIPLFKEVLTLLKELDFNGFLNIEFKTDKIQYEGIEKLVIKELEDTKFENKVIFSSFSKKTIANLEALHLNGAKAFISHGWLSDQRYLSREKEITGYHPKLSWIKRREKWLCELNQEVRPWTVNKEEDMRWCLNHHLSGFFTDFPRKAIEVKRIWKSNKLSSL